The stretch of DNA GTAAGACAGAACTTTTAGCAACTGAAATTAAAGGGTGCTTAAAAAGTTCAGAATCTCTGTCTCTGAAAGTAATTTTCACATTGAAACTAAACGAAGTATCATTTATCAGATAGAATCGAATTTCCTTGTTTAAAGGAGTACCTTCATTTTCAATTACACATCCGAGATATATGAGCTCTTTAGCCAAAGGTTTGTTTTGAATTGAACTTGTCTGATTAAAAAGTACTAAATCTTTTTTTTTGGCCAATTGAATGCTGCCATCACTTTTGGTAATTTCAAAAATATTTTTTCTGTGAATAGCCGTGATGACTCCTATGTAATTGTCTTGAATATGTCTTACATTATCCCCTATATTAAATACTTTCATTAGCTAAAAAGCAGATTAACTTTAATATTCTTTTCTTTCAGGAAGCAAAACAGTATTGAACCAAAAATCATTCAATTCTTTAAAGGTTTCCAGAAACTGATTAAAGTCAAGGGGTTTGGTTAGATATGAATTTGCATTTAAGGAGTAGGTCTCGTTAATATCATGCTCAGCATTTGAAGTGGTAAGGATACAAACCGGTATTCGTCTAAGTTTTTGATGTGTTTTAATATACTTTAAAACTTCTCGTCCATCTTTTTTAGGCAAGTTCAAATCAAGTAAAATTAAATCCGGCCAACCTTTTTTTAGGTGTTGTGCCTCTTCAAGAAATTCTATAACTTGTTCACCATCCATTAATACGGTTAAATCAACATCTAAACCGAGGTGCATTATCACTTCTTTTGCAAGCATAATATCCCCGGGATTATCCTCAACCAGGACAATGCATCTCTTTTTTTCTATTTTTGTATTCGTATTCAAGTATGTAAAGCTAAAAAAAAACATAAAAAAAATCACATAAATATATATGTTTTTGAGTTTTGGATAGATTTTTTTAAACACTTCGCAGGCATTTACTATTAAATATTATATTCGTCAAAATTTTTACAATGCTCACAATCGAAAATGCCATTCAAAGTTTCAATCAATATTTGGACAAAGCTTCTATACCGAAAAATCCTTCAAATCTTTATGAACCCGTAAGCTATATGATGAGTTTGGGCGGAAAGCGCCTTAGGCCGGCCTTGTTACTTATATCCGGAAGTATGTTTGGCAATTTAAATGACTCTGCTTATAAGTTGGCACTTGCAGTTGAATGGTTTCATAATTTTACTTTGATGCATGATGACATAATGGATAATGCAGATTTAAGAAGGGGAAAAACTACGGTTTGGAAAAAATACGACTTAAATACAGGTATTTTATCAGGTGATGTTATGTTATTACAGGCTTTCCAATACATCAATAGCATCGAGGATAAGGAAAAGCTTCCCGCAATACTGACTGCATTTAATAAAGCCGCTACATTGGTTTGTGAAGGACAACAGGAAGATATTGATTATGAAAAGCGAAATGATGTAAATGCTGACGAGTACTTGTCTATGATAGGTAAAAAAACGGCCGCTTTACTTGCTTGTAGCTTACAAATGGGAGCTATGATTAATAGCGCAGAAGACTTTGTTGCTAAGGCTTTATATGATTTTGGATGGAATCTTGGAGTTGCTTTTCAATTAAAAGATGATTATTTGGATGCTTATGGGGATCCGGAAAAATTCGGAAAAAAGAAGGGTGGCGATATTTTAATGAATAAAAAAACATTTTTGTTGATTAAGGCTCAGGAGCTGGCTAAGGGAAAAAATGAATCCCTACTAAATAAAATGTTAAAAATTACAGATGACAGTGATGAAAAAATTGAGGAAATACTCGATTTATATGACAAACTGAATATTGAAAAAATAACCAGAGAAACAATTTTAG from Chitinophagaceae bacterium encodes:
- a CDS encoding response regulator; its protein translation is MFFFSFTYLNTNTKIEKKRCIVLVEDNPGDIMLAKEVIMHLGLDVDLTVLMDGEQVIEFLEEAQHLKKGWPDLILLDLNLPKKDGREVLKYIKTHQKLRRIPVCILTTSNAEHDINETYSLNANSYLTKPLDFNQFLETFKELNDFWFNTVLLPERKEY
- a CDS encoding polyprenyl synthetase family protein, which codes for MLTIENAIQSFNQYLDKASIPKNPSNLYEPVSYMMSLGGKRLRPALLLISGSMFGNLNDSAYKLALAVEWFHNFTLMHDDIMDNADLRRGKTTVWKKYDLNTGILSGDVMLLQAFQYINSIEDKEKLPAILTAFNKAATLVCEGQQEDIDYEKRNDVNADEYLSMIGKKTAALLACSLQMGAMINSAEDFVAKALYDFGWNLGVAFQLKDDYLDAYGDPEKFGKKKGGDILMNKKTFLLIKAQELAKGKNESLLNKMLKITDDSDEKIEEILDLYDKLNIEKITRETIL